Proteins from one Oreochromis niloticus isolate F11D_XX unplaced genomic scaffold, O_niloticus_UMD_NMBU tig00001654_pilon, whole genome shotgun sequence genomic window:
- the LOC100698116 gene encoding LOW QUALITY PROTEIN: alpha-N-acetylgalactosaminide alpha-2,6-sialyltransferase 1 (The sequence of the model RefSeq protein was modified relative to this genomic sequence to represent the inferred CDS: deleted 1 base in 1 codon), which yields MALIYKKDFKKLPRWDFEDVYNQDAQARPTTCAKSLRKSEDEKFKAFLPNIRLFLHKGNYNMSEWNHLSHFSNPFGFMGYNYDDVMDSVKLIPKPKEPLLLPKPDGDGCVRCAVVGTVEILSGSKKGVEIDGHDYVFRINGAITNGYEEHVGNKTSVYVHTAHSITTLLYLLKKYGYKSAPHDEGIKYVMIPEGVRDFQWLKALLRGEKVSAGPYRNKLPRNYYSGQYNESRFYVLHQDFLLYVRNRFLLSHNLKKNLWPLVRPTNGAFALFLALHTCDIVDAYGFMTDDYMKYSFTIHKP from the exons ATGGCTCTCATATACAAAAAAGATTTCAAGAAGCTTCCTCGGTGGGATTTTGAGGATGTTTACAACCAGGATGCTCAAGCTAGACCAACA ACATGTGCCAAGTCTCTGCGAAAGTCTGAGGATGAGAAATTCAAGGCTTTTCTTCCAAACATACGTTTGTTTCTGCACAAAGGCAACTACAACATGAGCGAGTGGAATCATCTTTCACATTTTAGCAATCCATTTGGGTTTATGGGCTACAATTATGATG ATGTGATGGATTCAGTGAAGCTGATTCCAAAGCCAAaagagccactgctcctcccAAAACCTGATGGAGATGGCTGTGTGCGCTGTGCTGTGGTAGGTACCGTAGAAATCCTGAGCGGCTCAAAGAAGGGGGTGGAGATTGATGGCCATGATTACGTTTTTCG GATCAATGGTGCCATCACCAACGGTTATGAGGAACATgtaggaaacaaaacatcagtgTACGTTCACACAGCCCACTCCATCACTACATTACTTTACTTGCTCAAGAAGTACGGGTACAAATCTGCCCCTCATGATGAG GGTATAAAGTATGTGATGATTCCTGAGGGGGTGAGGGATTTCCAGTGGCTCAAGGCTCTTCTCAGAGGAGAAAAAGTCTCTGCTGGCCCATATCGCAATAAACT ACCAAGAAACTACTATTCAGGGCAGTACAATGAAAGTCGTTTCTACGTTCTACATCAGGACTTCCTCCTATATGTGCGCAACAG GTTCTTACTGTCacataatttgaaaaaaaac cTCTGGCCTTTAGTCAGACCAACCAATGGGGCATTTGCTCTCTTCTTGGCCCTGCACACCTGTGACATA GTCGATGCATATGGATTTATGACTGATGACTACATGAAATACTCATTTACAATACATAAACCATGA